The window TTTAGTATTACAGTGTCACGAATTTGGCTAATAAACAAATGATTTCTTGAAAATAATTTTGTCAGATGTTAAAATTTTATTGCCGTGTTTCAAAAATGTTCCTGATCCAAGAAAAAAATAGTGGAGCAGACTTTCGTAGTCAAATGATATCTTGGTTTGTATCTATAAATATAATTCTACAAATTCTTCTTCTTGTACTCTAGCAAGTTTAACAGTTGAAAATAACAACAGACAAAAATAAGAACTCAAAAGTCTTTTATCAGATCACTTTCCACGCTAGAAATTAAATTGAGCTCTCAAAACTTTTTCATTTAATCGGCACAAATTGCCAATTACCGTAATATACCCTTAATTCTCTCCATCTATCTTTTCTTCATCTTctctataaaatacatatcatttACAGTCAATAGCAAATAAACTTCAGATCTCAGCAATTTGTGTTATTCGAACACAATGTCTAGCTCTAGACGATATATCAGGTTATAAAAATTGAATCTTTCTCTTAAACACGATTGATGTCATATGTTCATGTTCATAATTTTGATGTTCTTTTTTTCTGCCAGATTTGATGCTGATGTGGAAACCCCAGAGCCAAATACTCCACCCTTGAAAAAAGACGATACTAAATTTACAAAAAAGCTTTCAAGAGTGTTCTCAGAAGACTATGCAAAAACCAAAAACACAATTCTTGATCCTCGAGGATCAACTTTGAATCAATGGAACCAACTCTTTCTAATCGCAGCTCTTGTTTCACTTGCTGTAGACCCTCTCTTCTTTTACTTGCCTATAATCAAAGATGGAATGTGTCTAGATGAAGATGTTACCCTCAAGATATCCCTCACTATCATACGTACGATTGTTGATATGTTTTATGCAATCAAGATTTACGTTCGGTTTCGTACAGCTTACGTGGCACCTTCTTCCCGCTTACTTGGAAGAGGAGAGCTCATTCTTGATGCTTCAAGTATTTCTCAAAAGTATCTAAGAGGTGAATTTTGGCTCGACCTCTTGGCCACACTTCCTGTACCACAGGTATTCTTGGATACAATTAGTTATATATGTCTCTATATATATGTACATGTCTCTATGACTCTAATCGAAGACTCCGCATATCTAACTAAAAGATAATCGGCTATATATTTCAGGTGATGACTTGGTTCCACATTGTGGATAAAACCGAGATGATGAGCACAAAAACAAGCGTCCTATACTTAATCATGATTCAGTTCATTCTAAGGCTTTGTCTTACATTTAGATTAGGGTCGCATATATCAAAGCAAGCCGGTCTTGTGGCTAATGTAGCTTGGGTTGGGGCTGCTTACAATCTCGTTCTTTTCATGTTGGCTGCTCATGTAATTCATCTATCTATCAAATCTTTCTTATTTCTCTTTTTTCAAACATAAGGTTATAAGATTCAAAATCTTGATTGTAATATGGTGAATTAGGTTATCGGAGCAATGTGGTATCTTTTAGCCATTGAAAGACAAGGGTTATGTTGGGTGGAAATATGTGATATTGAAACCGAATGTAAACATAGATATTTCGACTGTGTTAATGTCAATCTCCCTCCTCGAGTAGCATGGTTCCCAACGAGCAATGTGTCCATTATATGTGCAGATGCTGACAACTTTCAGTACGGATTGGTTGAAGATTCAGTGAACTACAATATTGCTTCTGCAAATTTCTTTAAGAAGTATTCATATTGTCTCTGGTGGGGCCTCCGAGGTTTAAGGTAAACCTTCAAAACCAAAATCTTGAAAACCCGTATACCAAaaagtcgtttttttttttttaaaaacaatttgtTTGTTTGAGTTTTGCAGTTCAGCAGGACAAGAACTTCAAGCGAGTCCATTTATAGCAGAAACACACTTTTGCATACTTATCGGGATCACCGGGTTGGTGTTATTCGCGTTGCTGATTGGAAACATGCAAGTAAGTCGAGTTTCTTTTCAGACTTTTTTAAACAATTTGGATAACAATTAAACGAAATTTATGTTGTTTTGAGAGCAGCAATACCTGGAGTCGAGAACAAAACGATTAGAGGAGTACAGGGTGAAACGAATGGATACTGAACAATGGATGCACCACAGACACCTGCCACTCGAAATGAGAGAACGTGTACGCAGACATGATCTTTACAAATGGATTACAACTCGTGGGGTTGATGAAGAAGAGATTCTTCGAGCACTTCCATTAGATCTCCGAAGAGACGTCAAACGTTATGTTTGTGCTGAGTTAGTCAGACGGGTGAGTTGAGTCACAAGTTATGAGTTAATTCTTTGATCTGTTCATCTTTTTCAGCTCAAATGATTGATTATGTTGATTAAACAGGTTCCTTTATTTGATCAAATGGATGAACGAACAGTGGATGCGATATGTGAGAGATTAAAGCCTGTGATATGCACACCGGGGACTTGTTTACTTCGAGAAGACGATCCAACGAACGAGATGTTGTTTATAATGCGAGGTCGGTTAGATTCCTACACCACCGGCGGCGGCCGATCGGGTTTCTTGAACCAGTGCGAGATCGGTCCGGGAGACTTTTGCGGCGAGGAACTGCTTACATGGTCGCTGGACCCACGTCCGAAAGTTATCATCCCGTTATCCACACGAACAGTCACCGCCATATCTGAGGTGGAAGCTTTTGCTCTTacttcaaaagatttgaaatttgtCGCTACACAGTTCCGAAAGCTTCATAGCAAGAAATTGAGACATACTTTTAGGGTTCATTCGCATCAGTGGAGGACTTGGGCGGCGTGTTTTATACAGGCGGCTTGGAAAAGGTATAAGCGACGGAAAGAGGCGGCGATGCTTAAGGCTAAAGAGGGTTCCGGCGTCCATGACATTAAGAAGAAGACAAAGAGTGGTAGAATGCTAAGTGGTTTATCGATATTGGCAACAAGTATGAGAGCAGGTCGGGCATTTGATGCTGACGATGTCATTCGTAGCCCTGTGCCGAAGCCCAAGGATCCTGAGTTTTTAGACGATGATAATCATTGAAAGGAGGGATTAAACTCGTTGGAATAATGTATTTGTTGATCTTCATGTTTTATTTTCCTTCATCGCTCCATTGGATTCGAGATTCCAAACAGGAAGTGCTAATAACACTCGAGATCTTAATGTTCTTTCTTTTTTGTCAAATCATCATTTTCGTTTTCATTAATTTTGTCTAAGATTAATTATTTATGTTCATTACTTTTATTAATAATCTACAAAATGTTTGAGAAGCATATGTAGATAAGAAAGTTATATGGCATTAAAAAAGCTATGTGAGATGTTTGGGCTAGGGTTCATGACTTCGTGTAGTGAAGGATAGATGAAATTAGGcccaaataagtttttttttaatagcaactaaacttttttttttaatagcaACTACATACATCATCTTTAGTCTACTTCTAAAAAGTATTATAGTTGAATTCTCAACCATATAGGTTGAATAACATACTACAACACAATAACGAAAGTAAACCGTAATTTAAATAATCAGTTTTGTTAATCAAAGTATCGTTTGTTGAGGTTTGGCGCCACATGACAAGCCTTTTAGACCAATGGTTTTAGTCAATTCATATAGTTTATTACAAGTTTGTTGTTAAGGCTTAATCAAAATAAAATGATCAACTTGACCCATAAAATCCAGCCAAAATAGGTCTAATCTTCTCCATATCATTTATCATCATCAACAAACCCATAATCAATAACATCTACCTTTTACTAAACAATGTTATACGTTGCATAGATTGTTAAAAACAATCATGTCACATACATTGAGTGTTATTGGAAGGTTATTTTGTGTGTTTATGTATATAACTTGGGTAAAGGAAAATAGGCCAAATGGGACAAACTTGTAGTATATGGGGTACAAGTGACCCCTCGTTGATTTCCCATACGACCTGATTGACTACACAGATTCGGATGACACTTGAGTTGGCTTTTGCATGGACTAAGTGAGTCCTTGCAAGGACCACACATGTTGTTCAAATTGTTGACCATTTTTACTTGGGATTAAGGGTAGATATTTCCAGGGGATAAACATATAGAAATAGTATAAAGAGTGTCATGGTGCAAATTTCATAGATTTACAAGCAAAAACCTATTGTGAAAAAGGATTCATCTCCAGATGATATACATACTTACTCTAAGCATCTAAGATATCATCATGTTAAACGATTAAATGTAATGCCTACTTTCCAGTTATGTTTTATACTAATTTATGTAATTTCAAGTAATTAAGAAAGGATAAGTTTTATAGGTAGCAACTTTGCGACGCAGACAAGCTTTGGTCACGACACGAAGCTTAACCCTTAGGCACGATGTGAATTAAGTGATGGTCAAGTGTGCACCTTTATTTGCACAAAAACCCTAGTTTCAggatttggaccctatttaaagaagctaACTTATAGGGTTTGCTCTCATCATTAGCCTTCACCCTCATAGAGAAACCATAGCTTTCATACCTTGCTCTCTTAGATTTTGGTTACTTATAGTGGGGTTTAAAGAAGTTGATTGCTATTTTGTGAAAAGTGAAGCAAACTCCAAAGATTATCTACATTCTAATAACCTTCTGAAGCTTTGTAAGTCTTCAAGTTCCAACATTTAAGGCTTTTAAatactagatctaggtttttagcTTGTTTAGTCCCTTTTGTCATGATTCCTATGGATTTTGGAAAACTCTAGGTCTAAAGGTGGTTTTGGTTAATCTTCTACACCCATTGTGGTGTTTTGATTGCATGCTTATCTTTCCATTTGAACCATGTATGAAGATTGTGTCATTTTAGACCCATTTTAGACCTAGGTTTACAGTTGGTGGCGTTAGAGGCATGAaaatggataaagttgaaaactttatctgTTAAGACCGTATTTTTAGGTATTTTGGAAAATATGAGCCTTGGTACTAACAGATCAAGTGCTTAATGGGAAGAAGGGttcttctgttggattagtgtctaagcccataactataattggtatgtacatgacccgatttggcatggtccatttgggttgcatggcatcggaacaattggatagataaaatgagaaaaaggatactagttatttatattaatatattataagttctaatatattaatatgaaatcgtattatttaattagtattgatcaagaattaacttagagttaatttagtgatcaaaaggaactaattaaatatggactcttatatatggtgggccaagttcatttaggttgggctaagctttcatggatattccatggagtgtttaacccatggatcctatggaaatgaaaggttatgggtattagggtttacatgaatgtaaccctaatcctccacactatataaagaggtccctagtacatgaaatgggcactagtgtgtgtacacaagagggcaaaaccgatttggtgcaagtatccttattctcaagttattccaagggttcttggtgttgtgtgaaccatttgaggtgaaaaacttggggcactaggctcttaaaggttcaagacttcaagctctatcaaaaggtatgtcattttactagattcttgtagtatagttgcttcatattatgctagttaggatgaaaccttggaatattgaatatttgcatgtataatagagaaaacatatatccaaggtttatagggttgcatgtacaccagaggagtgttagaatgctcaaaactcttcattggtattagagcctagagttgttttcatttatacttgatgcaacttatttttcaaaaccaagaaTCTACCCAAACTGAAAACTTGAtgagttctggccaaaaactcgacgagttcatgtgttaaagcatgaactcgacgagttccttatagaactcaatgagttggtcTTCCAGTTTACATATATTCAAGTTTTTTggatggaattggactaggaacattaccctaaactgtttttcgaacttgtaaacctgtttttgatgtggtaatgttcatgctaatccaatttcaaagataattgtcaatagattcatgttttgtattagtttaatggttaggctaatttcatgaaaattgtttgatttgaattatcttgttcttttgAGCTGATTTagatagaaaagttatgtgataatgtgttttcaatccaaattgatctaaaagttgttcataatatgtgtttttgtaacttgtcctcaagttatatgaaaagtcacatttatgatttttaaaactcataagatttccataagttataaaaatgaagagtctcattttgtaaatgctttaaagtcttccataacttgtcctcaagttatggaacttgaagagttttttcattaaaactactttaaactcataagttatggaattgaaaagttttttgaatttgttcaaaacttgccctcaagttttggaatttgtaaagtttcccctcatgaatactttaattccaagttaaacccttaaaattttaaaagttaaaattcaaccattatactaTGATAATATTAATAGgtaatagttatatatatgtataacaacaaagtcagtcttaccgttagtatgccttaTTCACGAGGTCGGTCTATAAGaggtgtataaggttactgcctataaaatggcagtttaatgagtgtctactctcacccaccgcttccttgactggtggagggtcattagccgaacgggtttgacaggactctaATTCCCCCttcataagtataatgataaatataaagtaactaaaccttttataaattcccaatcttagttactttaggaaaatgagaATTTAGTGCTAACTCATGAAATTGGTCAGTTGGCAAttaaaaagaaaacaagtttCTATATTTCCATTTTGCAAGCTAAATACA of the Lactuca sativa cultivar Salinas chromosome 6, Lsat_Salinas_v11, whole genome shotgun sequence genome contains:
- the LOC111893097 gene encoding protein CNGC15b; the protein is MSSSRRYIRFDADVETPEPNTPPLKKDDTKFTKKLSRVFSEDYAKTKNTILDPRGSTLNQWNQLFLIAALVSLAVDPLFFYLPIIKDGMCLDEDVTLKISLTIIRTIVDMFYAIKIYVRFRTAYVAPSSRLLGRGELILDASSISQKYLRGEFWLDLLATLPVPQVMTWFHIVDKTEMMSTKTSVLYLIMIQFILRLCLTFRLGSHISKQAGLVANVAWVGAAYNLVLFMLAAHVIGAMWYLLAIERQGLCWVEICDIETECKHRYFDCVNVNLPPRVAWFPTSNVSIICADADNFQYGLVEDSVNYNIASANFFKKYSYCLWWGLRGLSSAGQELQASPFIAETHFCILIGITGLVLFALLIGNMQQYLESRTKRLEEYRVKRMDTEQWMHHRHLPLEMRERVRRHDLYKWITTRGVDEEEILRALPLDLRRDVKRYVCAELVRRVPLFDQMDERTVDAICERLKPVICTPGTCLLREDDPTNEMLFIMRGRLDSYTTGGGRSGFLNQCEIGPGDFCGEELLTWSLDPRPKVIIPLSTRTVTAISEVEAFALTSKDLKFVATQFRKLHSKKLRHTFRVHSHQWRTWAACFIQAAWKRYKRRKEAAMLKAKEGSGVHDIKKKTKSGRMLSGLSILATSMRAGRAFDADDVIRSPVPKPKDPEFLDDDNH